From Deltaproteobacteria bacterium:
CCGGGCAAGTAAAGGTCGTGGGGCGGTTTGACTCCCCCGCTCCCCGGCCGTATCATCAATGGGAACCGCCAGGGGTGCATAAGGAAGGTACGCCATGACGTTGATGAATCGCGCGCGGCGGGGGGAGATCCCTCCGGCGATCGCGCTCGCCGCCGCGTCGGAACGGGTGGACCCCGCGACGCTTCGGGACCGGATCGCCGCCGGGAGAGTCGTCATCCCCCGCAACCGGAAACGCCGCGAGATCCGCCACGTCGCCATCGGTGAAGGGCTCACCATCAAGGTGAACGCGAACGTCGGCTCCTCCCGCGACCGCGCCGACATTGCGCTGGAGTTGGAGAAGATGCGCGCCGCCGTGGATGCCGGGGCCGACGCGGTGATGGACCTGTCCACGGGAGGGCCGATCGACGAGATCCGGCGGGCGATCCTCGCCGAATGCCCCGTCCCCATCGGGACCGTCCCCCTGTACCAGGCCGCGGCCGACGGCAACCTGTGCGGAAAATCGTGGGTCGAGCTCACCGCGGACGATTTCTTCGCCGGGATCGAGAAGCAGGCCAGGGACGGGGTCGACTTCATGACGGTCCACTGCGGCGTGACCCGCGCGTCGGTCGAGCGGCTGGTCCGGGAGGGTCGCCGCCTCGACATCGTCAGCCGCGGCGGGTCGCTCCTGGCGGAGTGGATGGAGCACAACGGGCAGGAGAACCCCTTTTACGAACAGTACGACCGCCTCCTCGCGATCTGCCGGGAGTACGACATCACGATCTCCCTGGGCGACGGCCTGCGCCCCGGGTGCCTGGCGGACGCGACGGACCGGGCGCAGGTGCACGAACTGATGACCCTGGGCGAACTCACCGAGCGCGCCTGGGCGAAGGATGTGCAGGTGATGGTCGAAGGGCCCGGCCACGTCCCGATGCACCAGATCGCCGCCAACATGGTGCTCCAGAAACGGCTGTGCCACGGGGCGCCGTTCTACGTCCTCGGCCCCTTGGTGACCGACATCGCCCCGGGGTACGACCACATCACTTCGGCCATCGGCGGCGCGATCGCGGCGTGGAACGGGGCGGATTTCCTGTGCTACGTTACGCCCTCGGAGCACCTGCGGCTCCCTCCGGTGGAGGACGTGCGGGAGGGGGTGATCGCGACCCGGATCGCCGCACACGCCGCGGATATCGCCCGCGGGATCCCCGGGGCGATGGACCGGGACAACAAGATGGCGGATGCGCGCCGCGCATTGGACTGGAAGACACAGATCGAGCTGTCCATCGATCCGGAGCGAGCGAGCGCTTGGCGGGGTGGATCCCTCCCCACCACCGACGAGACGGCCTGCACGATGTGCGCGGACCTGTGTGCCATCAAGACGTCGCGGAAGGCGATCCGGAAGGAGTAGAAAACCGATTTCTACTTCGCCGGGCGGCGCTTCCCCCCGGGAGGGGATTCCGGTTTGGACTCGGTAGCGCGGTGAGGCCCGACGGTCTGCAACTTCTCGCGGAAGGCCTCCGCGAACCGCTCGGGGAAAGCGGCCGCAAGCCGCTTTCCGGCGGCGATGGCGGTGGGGGCCGCCTTCGACTCGCGCAGCAGCCGGGCATCCCGGGGCAGCAGGATCACCAGCAGGAACACGATCAGGATCGAGAGCAGCGCGCCTTTCACCAGCCCCGCCGCCATCCCCGCGAGCCGGTCCGACCCCGACAGCTTCGACTTCCGCACCCGGTCCTCGATCATTCCTCCGATCAGCCGGACCGCGAGGTACGCGGCAAGGAAGACGACCGCGTAAGCGACCACCTCTGCGTACTGGAAGGAGAGGCCGAGTTTCCCTTGCGTGAAGGCGTAGTAGCGGATCCCGAGCAGATGTCCGGCGACCACCCCCCCCAGGGAGAAGAGCTGCCGAACCAGACCCCGGGTGACTCCGGAGACGGCGAACCAGGCGATCAGCACGGCAAGGATCAGGTCGAGAAGGTTCATGACCCCATTATGGCGTTCCCGAAGCCTCCCTTCAACAGAAACAGGGGGCCTACTGGTACGTTCCCACCGCTTTTCCGACGACGCGGGAGAGTTCCTCCAGCCGGTACGGTTTCTGGATGAACGCGAGGATCCCCGCGTTCATCACGTCCTGGATGGCTCCATCCATCGAAAACCCCGACGAAAGGACGACCCGGGCCTTCGGGTTGATCTCCTTCATCCGGAGGAAGCAGTCTCCGCCCGACATGTTCGGCATGATCATGTCGAGGATGACCAGGTCGATCTCCCGCCACAGGTCGCGGTACCGCGAAACTCCTTCCAGGCCGTCGGCGGCGGTGATCACCTCGTAGCCCAGCGCCTCGAGCATATCTTTTGCCACCTCCCGGACCGGTTCCTGGTCGTCCACCAGCAGGATCCTGCCGTGCCCGCGTGGGAGGGTCTGGTCCATCGCCGCCTTCTCTTGCGGAGCACCCTCGGGACTCTCCGGGAGGTAGACCCGGAAGACCGTGCCGGCCCCCGCCTCGCTCCGGACGTCGACGCAGCCGCCGTGGTTCTTCACGATGCCGAAGACCATCGACAGGCCGAGCCCCGTCCCCTTCCCCTGGGCCTTCGTCGTGAAGAACGGGTCGAAGATCCGCTCCAGGTTCTCCGGGGAAATGCCGACGCCCGTATCGGCGACGGAGAGGAGAAGATATTTCCCGGGAGACATCCCATCC
This genomic window contains:
- the thiC gene encoding phosphomethylpyrimidine synthase ThiC, with amino-acid sequence MTLMNRARRGEIPPAIALAAASERVDPATLRDRIAAGRVVIPRNRKRREIRHVAIGEGLTIKVNANVGSSRDRADIALELEKMRAAVDAGADAVMDLSTGGPIDEIRRAILAECPVPIGTVPLYQAAADGNLCGKSWVELTADDFFAGIEKQARDGVDFMTVHCGVTRASVERLVREGRRLDIVSRGGSLLAEWMEHNGQENPFYEQYDRLLAICREYDITISLGDGLRPGCLADATDRAQVHELMTLGELTERAWAKDVQVMVEGPGHVPMHQIAANMVLQKRLCHGAPFYVLGPLVTDIAPGYDHITSAIGGAIAAWNGADFLCYVTPSEHLRLPPVEDVREGVIATRIAAHAADIARGIPGAMDRDNKMADARRALDWKTQIELSIDPERASAWRGGSLPTTDETACTMCADLCAIKTSRKAIRKE
- a CDS encoding ATP-binding protein, which produces LAGGIAHDFNNLLTGILGYANLLSIKEGVDPEVVKAAGIIQRSAERASQLTAQLLGFAEQGKNLNVPVELDRVIASVTGVLERTQDPRIRIVTSLRPEGGCVLGDPSQLDQVVMNLAINACDAMPGGGQLKITTEPMTLDEGFCRERDGMSPGKYLLLSVADTGVGISPENLERIFDPFFTTKAQGKGTGLGLSMVFGIVKNHGGCVDVRSEAGAGTVFRVYLPESPEGAPQEKAAMDQTLPRGHGRILLVDDQEPVREVAKDMLEALGYEVITAADGLEGVSRYRDLWREIDLVILDMIMPNMSGGDCFLRMKEINPKARVVLSSGFSMDGAIQDVMNAGILAFIQKPYRLEELSRVVGKAVGTYQ
- a CDS encoding CvpA family protein: MNLLDLILAVLIAWFAVSGVTRGLVRQLFSLGGVVAGHLLGIRYYAFTQGKLGLSFQYAEVVAYAVVFLAAYLAVRLIGGMIEDRVRKSKLSGSDRLAGMAAGLVKGALLSILIVFLLVILLPRDARLLRESKAAPTAIAAGKRLAAAFPERFAEAFREKLQTVGPHRATESKPESPPGGKRRPAK